Sequence from the Phragmites australis chromosome 11, lpPhrAust1.1, whole genome shotgun sequence genome:
GCGGTTCACTAAAACTTGAGTCAATTAACAATAACTGTAACAGCTACACTAGCAAGAACAGTTCCTAAAAAGATGCAAGAAAGATTACCAGGATATATAAGCTGGTGTTGGACGAACAGCTTAAGTTCGGTATTTCTAGTGTTTTACTAGACCATCTTTCAATTACACCAGCATATATTGGGTTTCTGACACTGTCAACTGAGCAAGACACGAACACCTGAGCTCTGTCATGTACCTGCAGCAACCCAGAGTTTACATCTTAGAAGCAATAAACTTTTTTCATGCCAAGGAAATGAAAGAAGAATGCCAAAACCTTTGGAATTGATAGGATGCTGTATGGGCGTTTTCCTTGGTATTCTGACATGTACAATAGAAATccaaacatctgaaacaaaataaacaccATCATAGATATATGAAAAGTAAGCTTAGTTGGTAATTTCGGTgatgaaaaaagaaattgaaacAACTTGGACATATTAATACCTGGCCCATCTGTTCCATATACAAAGGATGCTCTGAAACAGTTACTTTCAGCGGATCACTGATATTATCAATGATGTCGAACAAAGAAGCAACCTTTTGTAGTTTCACAAGCCCATAACTTGCTCTTTCAATGTCAGAAGGAAGTGGATGAAGAGGAGTGCCAGTGCATTCATGTATTACTCTTCTCAGTGCTGTTTGATAGCACCAGGTGTAATGAGATAGAAATACAGAAATAAAACTGTGTTAAAAGATAAGTTTCAAGCATATAAGCGCTGTTCGGGAATTTGACAGAGATTGTAATTAAAGTAGTTCCTATATCCGTTCATCAAGATTGGCATACACATTATGCCCAGATTAGGATCTGCCATTCAAAATCCATCAAATATTCCATTTTATCTCATGGTGAATTATGCAAGAGAGACAGAAAGTCACCAGAAAAGTTGTTTTTCATTTCAAGTAAGTGAATATTTTAAGCAACTGTCTTTAAAAGATCGGAGAAGGTACAAATAAGAACGTTTGAAAAGACAGTAGACACTCATGAAGTCAtggttcaaattcaaaaatgTTACGGCATGCCTTTGTATTTTGAATTATGCACATCTCCATGCTCCTTAATCGGTGCATCCTGGCCAGTAAAGAGGTCAAGTAAATAAGTTAACTTGCAAAAACAaaacaataaatgaaaaaaatatttggagcAATACTTGCATAATCATAAGAAGTGAGGTCTGGCTTGTAATCATATTCATTTTGACCAGTATTTGCACCATTGTAAAATCCAAAATTGGTCCCACCATGAGCCATCTGGACAACCTCATCAAGAAAACAGAATTAATAGACCTAGACTGCAAATGCAATGCATTGACAAATGAGCTCCAGTGACAGACATAAAGTACAGCAGAACCATTGTGGCACAAAATTGTTTTAAGGGCCTTAGCCGTCCTGGTAGCATCTGTTGTTGCGATACTTTCACCCCAGTGTGTTAGCCATCCAGTGTAAAATTCCCTGAAAAGTAAGAGGTGTCAACATTAGTAAAAGTTACACCCCAGAAAATATATAACAAAGAATATCCATCATGATGTATAGCCCACTTACGAACTTAAAGGGGCTGATTTTCCTGGCAAGTTGTATTGCTTTTGTAATCTGAATATTGGCCATGGATTGGATCCAGTTTCAAAATCAACAGCTGCACATCAACCATATTGTTAGAAACTTAGGCATGTCAAATTATTTTCCGACTCAAAAGACTTTGGAAGACATATTGACTATTGAAGTTAATGTTAAATCATTTTCATAGTGTTTTAGACCAATAGAAGAAACATTGTCCACCTTAGCACCTCGCACATGTATAGAGGGTGAAAAAGGTTGTAGCTTTTAGGCTTAGATTGAAATTTAGTTCCTACGGAGGTTATGAAGGAGATATGATTCGTTACTCAGTGAAAGCAAGAAATTATCCACATCGCCACAAGTTCAATTATGGTATTTTACCAGCAAAAACATCATCTTGAGGAATTGATCCATTCTTCAAATTACCAATGGCGCCCCCATCAGTTGTATAACTGAAAGATGATTTAAGAGTACACATAATCACGACCTTAGTAATCAGATGAGAGCATCAGGGAGATTTATACAAATAACAACAGTGAAGCTAGCAGAATTCTGACTCTTTTTTCCATCATTTTTTTGTTTGTCATTGCACAATGCTAGTCTGTTGGTGCATATAGTGTGTCGACAAAAACTTGAAGTTGCACTAAATGTCTTTATGTATACTATTTGAGCAACCTAACAGCTTAACATGTATACATTTTCCCTTATATTAAATTATACGCATGCGGCTAATAGCATTTCAGCTTAATCCtgattctttaaaagaaaatagCTTCCCGCTATCAACAGACATGTTTGCACAGTGCTAATAACTTATATTTTGTGCAGCAAAGATTTGTAGAATTCATAAGGATACTGCCAACAAGGGCAGTTGTGGTTAAAATATCCAGCCATGCACACATCATTTTCCTAACCACACTGATGTCTGGATGCTGCCTCAGAGCTGTTGTACCAAATTTCCACTATCTCATACCTAGTCAGTCCTACAATTGCTACACACACACAACCTGCAAAGCCATTAGAACAGGGCATAGCAGCAAGTGCTGAAAAGGAAACTGCACTATTTTCATAGCTAAAAGTATGAGCAGAGAGAACTGTTTACAGAATAATGTCATTTCCAAGATATCTTCTGGCCAGTTCAACAAGGTAATGAAGGTAATTCTTGTCATCTCCAAACGAACCAAATTCATTTTCAATCTGCCAGACCGTCTATATATTAGTCCCTTCCACATATACGAAAGCTGGATACACTAGGAAGGAAAATGAACAAGACGCACTAAAGCAACTTAAACCATGGTGAACTTGCCTGCACCATGATAACTGGGCCTTCATTGTTGTATAATAGTGGTGCCACTTTTGGAAGTAGTACTCCCCACCATCTCTCCACCTGGAAAACTTGGAAATGTTGGTCAAAATATCTCTAGAAACATCTAAAACCAAGGATTGGAATGCTATATACCCTAAGATTGACCATGTTTTGTTCAGCATACCAAGGAAAGATAGGTCGAATCTGATGATCGCAGTTTAAGGGCAGGTTCTATGGTGAGCAACCAAGGTGGAAAACCCCCTAAATCCCATTCTGCAGTGCACACATTACAGAACATAAATCTCAACCCAAGCACATGAACTATCACAATTGAATCAACTCTGAACTCTAAAACTGTACGAAACTTGTACTGATGAAAAATAGTTCTGAACAGGAATCAAACTATAAATTCTGATCTAACCATGACACTACTCCCTTCAGTCTTAAATGAGTGATGTTTCGGACATCTTAAAATGTAATTTTGACCACTAATTTCTATAATAGTGCATTCGTAACATGATCCTCACCTATACATTCGGAGCTACTTTGTAATTAAAAGTGGATGGAGGAATTCTTTTCCCCATAGATTCAACAAACCATCTTATACATACTATGGAAGATGACGAAGTGGTGCTTCTGGCTTTTGGAATGACTCGTTTGAAGTTTATACAATAATAATTATGTTTGTTTATACAAATACAATTTTTAACAGTCATAATGGCATTCTTAACACATAGAATTTCAATAAGAACGTCAAATTACCTCCACAAATGTATGGACCTACTCGAAGCATGACCAGCATTTCTTGTTCTTGAGCGAGTCTCAGATACGATTCAATATCGGCGAAGCCCTTGAATTCCCACCTCTGCGGTTCTGGCTCATGCAAATTCCAAGGTACATATGTTTGGATTGTGTTCAAGCCTAGTGCCTTTGCTCTTAAAAGGCGATCTTTCCAGTACTGCACGGGCCAATGCAATGCAGATGTAAGCTCATAGCGATATCTGGAGGAATATATTGGCATAGACCGGTAAATAAGGTAAATCAGATAGTTATGCGAACTTTTCATCTCAACAAAATAAATCCATTTATAGAGGATTCCTCTGCATGCTGGTGCGTAGCACAAAATAACCTATGAATATCATGGAATTCTAAAACACCTCCAATGGGTTCTACAATCATGTCCATCCCTATGACTCTATGAGCAAAGGTCCTCCAGTATTTCTGTAGAACCAACATTTCTGAAGGTGGTGGCTTCAACAATAACATAGAACACCTGGAATTCAAAAACGAAATACTGCTCCGAAAACTCACCTCAGGGACAATGCGGAAGTAGTGCACGTCGCCTCCTACGATCTGGAACGGCGCCCCATCCTTCTGAAAGGTGTCGTTCTCGATCCAGAACCTTCTCGAAGCATTGCTAGCGACCTAGCACCAACAAGCACCGACCCAACGAGGCAGCGCCGCCAATTCAGCAAGGGAGATTGAGGTCATCAGACCCAAACGGCGACGAGATGCGGGAGGAGCGTACCGAGGGGGCGAGACCGAGGCACAGTGCGAGCGCGAACAGAAGGTTCTGGAATGTTCCACCGGCGGTCATCCCTGAACTCCGAAAGCTCCCGCTGCTAGACAAACTCCTCTTCGTTCGCGCTTGGGAGCAGAGTCACACTTGTACTGCGGGAAGCTTGCCTTACGAGCCACGCCCAATTCCGCCCGTAGGGGATGCCGTGAGCTGGACGCCTTTCTGATTGAGACGAACCGCACGGGCCCCCGCgcgcgctggcggcggcgggaggagagGCGAGTTGCCGAGTTGGTTCCGGACGCGGCAGGTGGTGGGTCGGAGCGTTGGAGGAGCAGACCGCGCGCGGTGCTGCGCCGAACAAGCTGTCAGTGCTTAAGCTGTGGTGCGGGCAGCGGCTCGGCTCAGCGGTGGAACTGGACAACGAGACGGGAGTGGAGTGGCACGTGTGACTGCGTGTGTGCGACGTGCGGCGGCGCGTGCGCCGGTGTGCCGGCGGTGGTTGGTTGGCACTGGGCACCTGGCGCCGGCGGGAGGGATCGCTGTGGGTAGGTGCGGGAAATTTTGCCAGGCAACTCCTACAGATACCAAAATCAGTTCCAATAGCTAAATTTTAAGTACATGagccaaaaaattcaaacagaATAAAAAAACGTTAGTACAAAATAGCTACGCCTAAAAAGTACCTCCGAGATCATAAGATGCAGCGAACCCTAATCAGACTCTCAATCAGCGAAATCCTTGATCCCACGCTTGTCCCACGCTTCGCACGCCGCCGTTGGTTTCGGCGCCGCCCGCTGCGGAGCGGTCGCCGGTGGGGTGGCTTCTTCGCGCGCCTCCCGTAGTCCGACAAGGGCGTCGTTTGGCGGCCAGCGGCGGGCGGCTGCAGCGCTTGTCGGGTGAGGGCGACAAAAAGATTGGCTCGGAGGAGATGATGACTTCCATTTGCTTTCTGTGCAATTCTTACGGTTCTTTAGAGTCCATGGACAGCAACTACATCACCAGCCTGCTGATGGGTGTCACCGCCTCTGCTCCGGGGCTCGACTTCGACACGCTAGATAGCGGGTTCTTGGAGACGCTCTACGGCGACGGTGGTGCTAACCTAGCATGGGGTACGCGAGTCCTCGGAGGGGTCGTCGGTGCCCGACCTAGCGTCGGCACACGTGAGGGGGGACAAGAGCCTAGTGAAgttgaaggtggaggaggcgatgGCGAGTGACAGCTTGTTTCCTGTGTTTAATCGCTGCAGCAGCAAGTTAAGGTGAGGATGCCACTTACATTTGGTTACGTCACACGGCCGTAACTCAAAATTTTGgtcttttttctatttattaAACTTCCATTTCTTGTTCATGAAGCTCACCGTGAATCCGCAACATGACTTCAGCACCTGCCTACACTCCTACACAAAGATGTGAGCTTGAATTATCTCATTTCTGTTGCTCCAAATCTATGAAACAATCCGCCCCTAACATGTTATTTCCTCGGTAATAATTAGTGATCTCTATGTCTATTAGACACGGCTCTACCCCTACACAACCAACCCACAATTTGCTTTTCAGAAGCAGATGACTAATTATCGATATGGTGTGATTGATGCAGGTTATTTACAAGCTGATCATACAAAGATCGAGTTCTAATCCCAGGTAATCTCCAGTGTTGATATTTTTGTATATATAGAGTTTGAAGACCTATGGCAAAGTGAAATCTTAAGGTGACCGCCATTAGACTTTAGGTCTGAGAACTAATTAATTTCATGATATGCTGGATGTACGACAGCTTGATTCTTCTCATAGAGATCATATCGATCTCACAAAATTAAAGTAGATTGTGTAATAGATATGGTACAAATATTATAAGCACCATCTTATAAAGTTCTAATATGTAAGATCTGATTTGTATTGGACCGAACCATGGTGCAAATCCTATAGATTACTACATGTCGTAAATATTTTTACCATAGCGTGCGAGTGTTGTAATTCCGTTTACTCTAGTTACGTTGTCCATACCCGAGTTGTAACTATTGTTATCATGACTTGAATGGTAATCGCGGTGACAGTGCACCTGCCAGTGTCATAATTAGAGTTACGTTGTACATAACCGAGTTATAACTATTGTTACTATGACTTGAATGGTAACTACGATCACAATGCATCTGCTAGTGTCGTAACTAGAGTTACGTTGCACATACCCGAGTTGTAACTGTTGTTACCATGACTTGAATGGTAACTACCGCTGATATTTATATGTTTAAGAATAGTTATTGAAAATATCATGGTTTGAATTGTagccatttaaaaatatatcctCCTAAATATGTGCGTTGATTTGAAATTGGagtttgagatcaaatgcacatataaAGAAATTTTGCGAAAGCTCCTCTATATCTTAGAATCCGTAGGGAGCAAGTGTGTGAACATGATAGtacgtgatgcatatgacaatatatatcacaaacaaaGGAAAGAGAAACAAACATCAACGTATCTCATGGCATCACACTAGCGCAAATATAATTAACTTACAAATATGAATTTAACAACTACCACACCACACATAGTTCCTCttggatgtttttttttatgtatttctTGTACTTGTTATAGTCATCcttcttcataattttttaaattttcttacaaaaatgctatttcttcatcatccaagtcttcatcttcacttgaattTGATTGTTTGATTTGCTTGCTCTTCCTTGCCTTGAATGctatttctttgttcttggaggttgaaCTTTGCTttgcaagaattttttttacttcattggtttcctcctccataagctcatgagTAAGGATCCTTCCAAGTATttcacttggtgtgagcctcttgtagtccATTTTTTCTCGGATGAGTGTGTCCAAGGTGAGACTTTTTGGTGCAAAGGCTCTAAGCAATCTCCTCACCATCTTGTGATCATCGAGCTCTTCACTTCCAAATTCTCTTATCTTATTTACCAACAACATCATTCGGTCATACATGGTTTGGGGAGTTTCATCGTCCTCCATAACGAATCTTCCCAACTTTCCTTCAAGTAATTCTATCTTGAACTCTCTCACACTTGAGGTGCCTTTATTGGAGACT
This genomic interval carries:
- the LOC133884787 gene encoding beta-galactosidase 8; translated protein: MTAGGTFQNLLFALALCLGLAPSVASNASRRFWIENDTFQKDGAPFQIVGGDVHYFRIVPEYWKDRLLRAKALGLNTIQTYVPWNLHEPEPQRWEFKGFADIESYLRLAQEQEMLVMLRVGPYICGEWDLGGFPPWLLTIEPALKLRSSDSTYLSLVERWWGVLLPKVAPLLYNNEGPVIMVQIENEFGSFGDDKNYLHYLVELARRYLGNDIILYTTDGGAIGNLKNGSIPQDDVFAAVDFETGSNPWPIFRLQKQYNLPGKSAPLSSEFYTGWLTHWGESIATTDATRTAKALKTILCHNGSAVLYMAHGGTNFGFYNGANTGQNEYDYKPDLTSYDYDAPIKEHGDVHNSKYKALRRVIHECTGTPLHPLPSDIERASYGLVKLQKVASLFDIIDNISDPLKVTVSEHPLYMEQMGQMFGFLLYMSEYQGKRPYSILSIPKVHDRAQVFVSCSVDSVRNPIYAGVIERWSSKTLEIPNLSCSSNTSLYILVENMGRVNYGPYIFDRKGILSTVQIDGITLHHWKMYPLSFNALDNLPKLQVITQMPDVRASVVSIHGDSEKKLQELSFYSNENISEEPEFYEGHFHIDSESEIKDTFISFRGWNKGVAFVNNFNIGRFWPARGPQCALYVPAPILRPGDNIVVIFELHGPNPELTINLVKDPDFTCGS